In Candidatus Binatia bacterium, a genomic segment contains:
- a CDS encoding glycosyltransferase has translation MTVDSPAGAVIVPAYLRQPEDVAILAGTLGDLPGSVRRCIVVAQAGPEGLPPLLDLPSDQRLRVVRLPAGVGKWPAFAEGLAHLDGDESWVAVLDADGAFPGHCLESLAARMVSGPFSHVIGTRPPDAIDLRAPGTDGSRLRIHLEAFSNTLALLTLERSTDPAFRNADLQCGLHLFEAGRLRGLEPASWPFYGGELQLFHDSLQAGYTVGFAPIDVAENPVSTYPLEAIVDGLFQLPFLATADASLRERALAETPILYPDWPLDPAMLVADLEPLLSR, from the coding sequence GTGACGGTGGACTCGCCGGCGGGCGCGGTGATTGTCCCGGCCTACCTGCGCCAACCGGAGGACGTTGCGATTCTGGCAGGAACGCTCGGCGACCTTCCGGGATCCGTACGCCGGTGCATTGTGGTGGCTCAGGCCGGGCCGGAAGGCTTGCCTCCATTGCTGGATTTGCCCTCGGATCAGCGTTTGCGCGTGGTGCGCCTGCCGGCGGGAGTCGGGAAATGGCCGGCTTTCGCAGAGGGTCTGGCGCATCTCGACGGTGACGAGAGCTGGGTGGCCGTACTGGATGCCGATGGCGCATTCCCCGGACATTGTCTGGAGAGTCTCGCGGCTCGGATGGTCTCCGGGCCGTTCTCTCATGTCATCGGTACACGGCCACCTGACGCGATCGACCTTCGGGCACCCGGGACCGATGGGTCGCGTTTGCGCATTCATCTGGAAGCTTTTTCCAATACCTTGGCGTTGCTCACGCTGGAGCGCAGCACCGATCCGGCGTTTCGGAATGCAGACCTCCAATGCGGGCTTCATTTGTTCGAGGCGGGTCGTCTGCGCGGCCTGGAACCTGCTTCCTGGCCGTTTTACGGCGGGGAGTTGCAGCTCTTTCACGATTCCCTGCAGGCCGGTTATACGGTTGGTTTCGCACCGATCGACGTTGCGGAAAACCCGGTTTCGACCTACCCCCTCGAGGCCATTGTCGACGGCCTTTTTCAGCTGCCTTTTCTGGCGACCGCGGATGCGAGCTTGCGTGAGCGCGCGCTTGCGGAGACCCCGATCTTGTATCCGGACTGGCCGCTCGATCCGGCCATGCTCGTTGCGGATCTCGAGCCGCTCCTGTCCCGTTAG
- a CDS encoding enoyl-ACP reductase produces the protein MPSLEGKRALVLGVANERSIAWGITQKLAAEGAQVALTFLGDTLEKRVRPLADKIGADLVLPCDASQDDQIAAMYEAIDAKWGGLDILIHAIAFADRQDLMGRFVDTSREGFRLALDVSAYSLVSLSRGARPLMISAGGGSIVTLTFDGSQRVFPNYNVMGVAKAALESATRYLAADLGPENIRVNAVSPGPIKTLSAAGIRNFRDMLKLSESKSPLGRNISTQDVAELCALLAGDGGSGITGQVLKVDAGLSILGV, from the coding sequence ATGCCGTCATTGGAAGGAAAAAGAGCCCTCGTCCTCGGAGTCGCGAACGAACGCAGCATCGCCTGGGGCATCACGCAGAAACTCGCCGCCGAAGGGGCTCAGGTCGCCCTGACCTTTCTCGGGGATACCCTGGAAAAGCGTGTGCGGCCGTTGGCCGATAAAATCGGGGCCGATCTGGTTCTGCCTTGCGACGCCTCTCAGGACGACCAGATAGCCGCGATGTACGAGGCGATCGACGCGAAATGGGGCGGGCTGGATATCCTGATCCACGCCATCGCCTTTGCGGACCGTCAGGATCTGATGGGCCGCTTTGTCGATACCAGCCGCGAAGGCTTCCGCCTTGCGCTCGACGTCAGCGCCTATTCCCTCGTTTCACTGTCACGCGGTGCGCGTCCACTGATGATCTCCGCTGGTGGCGGATCGATCGTGACTCTGACCTTCGATGGGAGCCAGCGCGTTTTCCCCAACTACAATGTCATGGGTGTCGCCAAGGCAGCCCTCGAATCCGCGACCCGCTATCTCGCAGCCGACCTCGGTCCGGAAAATATCCGCGTCAATGCAGTCAGCCCCGGACCGATTAAAACGTTAAGTGCCGCCGGGATCCGTAATTTTCGTGATATGCTCAAGCTATCCGAATCCAAGTCCCCGCTGGGTCGAAATATTTCCACTCAGGATGTGGCCGAACTTTGTGCCCTTCTGGCCGGGGACGGCGGCAGCGGGATCACGGGACAAGTTCTGAAGGTCGATGCCGGCCTGAGCATTCTGGGAGTCTGA
- a CDS encoding right-handed parallel beta-helix repeat-containing protein: protein MFNLEQIQAGQSPDDRPSCRKPLQRIAILVGMVLGLQMPATVLALDFHVDRATGSDSFTALQAQNPEQPWATIGHALRSVQNSGGPHTIHVAAGLYLESLESAYAGITLQGASGAILEAPADSAGLYVEHEDFTLDGLEIRGGRHGLRADTANGLIIRNCIIRDAAKNGIHITNSQNVRVENTEAHNNGSRGILIERSAPSYVRNNLVTENQEWGIEVDGGDSEIFPPGTNHLASFNTVIQNGVLATHGGLRFENATGEIRNNILASNAGRAIKVDTAPTFIHHNLIWAQSLTIDFDTDQEPLIWNLIEADPLFAGNGDYRVAANSPAIDAGDAEVSVADINGSIRTDLAPDTGLADLGRHVEASASTGVPPAAATPAPTPAPTPAPTPGVGLEYFVNCSDGDDARNAATARNPATPWRSIRRGVLGAGPRNIVTVQEGTCSPTEEIQIDRDDITVQAHVAGSVTVIGPSGTNAFLIQNSGITLDGLRILSDHRGILAAPTKDDETLTGITLRNLQIEGRPDAGLQFDAITVRHGQGIILENNQIVGAGGRGIQLRLTSHATVRNNLITGGSLDDQASWAIDFENDPNSTAFPPPLSSGNLIVFNTVVGNRQGIRLNNAEGEIRDNIIADQSLSGLRVSDPGAGSLVHHNNSWNNGTTGQNNYIMPSGFDLWVSNRSLNPGFVDSLAGDFRLQQIAAGDSQDSLLLDRGSAPIGTADISGSTRRDGLPDQEMADPGFHQNSGIFGDDISAIPLPIDQHYFVDCRFGDDQRSRWEAGRAWDGWATIGKALGQAVPGDTISLVGGSCEEAVEIETAGVTLQSATPGAGVIDAPPGAIGIRVEADDVHVVGLTVRASLEGVRVAPEDSDRSIYRVHLQSLLVEAPIGSEKISGKAIVLRDTYDSIVEGSIVRQAKLDGIAVQTSEINGTVGGGRNWVHNNLVTDCGEWGIRVRSEIAAFTNVANLVSSNTVHGNGTTTAHGGIAFQNATGEIRNNIVTSNSGRGIKTNTLPLLLHHNLVFANPRGYDTSSDAEPVGWANLSQDPLFRDSDAGDFRLQQLAAGDTAQSPAIDAGSGTTSEAYISGTTRVDGVIDQAIADLGYHANATGSTTIAVPGDAPSNLVRGFFVNAATGDDERHVLEAMDPASPWKTIGQALRSNSARSGDTVRVSAGTYNEAVETSNEGVTLLADPQVTIMAGGENGFLVEHDDITIEGFRIENARYGIRADRAERLQIRSNEIVEPTNTGIKITRSSEGIVDSNKVHGAASRGIYGTDSPSLYIRNNLVTASGDWAIQVDTAQGAAVVHGTLVAFNTVAQFVKGGIRLANATGRVRDNIVVGAGGAGIKTDTAPVDVHHNNIFGPNSLFDEASGQEARRWSNLSREPDFVDSLARDYRLLSIAAGDARNSALLDSGSARADSVEADISGSVTRDGNLDLGRADLGYHRDATSTQAQPATTVAFSAITGTGAVFKVAPDGDNSNPSGDAIHSETAWRTIRYAVRQLAPGDSLEIAPGDYSENISIQSAGIRLFGSTTPGATRLLPPSGELGISIEGHDHVAIENLTIEGGAQSLKAVNTTGLRIRQVASVNAETTGIKVEDSSDVWVDSSVVTNAGQTGLLLLRSDKLFVRNNRIYTNGGWAISVDNETGSESKPTLPNSTDNLLAFNTVHANNDGIRIVGASAEVRDNIISNQQDLGLYLKGEEIFAHHNAFAFNQRDRDRENDSENIFFWDYIGHSPKYVDPAGPDAHLGGSGWLDDSFFLSNIGAGQSRNSLVIDRGSAETITAGIDGSTSIDRAPDVGVADPGFHADASLAIAVPSSAAFDPASLRGTFFVSSQFGSDGTEDEPRTSATARNPMTPWATLLYAVSRAEEGDTIILLPGVYRESVQIKRNGITIKAETPDSIVLEPLPQKDTETGALEPTTGFTIEAEDITLDGLRIRGASTGISALTGSTGLRIRNCIVLESNGDGIRIFESEGIRIENTIAASNLYAGIKLRRSAGIELENNLVYGNGEWGISLDNSSASDDDVPPISENNLVAANTITNNAVGNLRLENSAGTIRDNLITDAIGIGLKIENSDVVLQHNGFWNPSDPALAISPDEALFCQSCTGNIWVNPHFLSPAGVDGTLGGAAWRDDDFRLSQIGSGQTIQSLAVDAGSDQALLLGLTGTTAASGTPDLGMADLGYHYANGARSLAAIQWRDASTSALLHVDATIGNDEYTRIEAANASTPWATIRHALRQLVPGDTLIIGAGVWNEAMDIRVSDVTVLGSDSLGSTTLKPDSRRDAIRVRAARVEIRNLAIDGGRRGISLYRQAENIHLQDLSITNVRSDGITLRGNPGVTIDSVTLSGCRRTGIYGVRATEVLIRNVQVTACLRGGIGMSRSSGLIEFVTIQGAGRTGISLRRSPDLEFRDSIVTGHAGWGVHMRARAGEASSLHHLLLGNNRMDIYPQSAASSPDILTNSDPLYRDPEGPDGIAGGIGWADDDLSLSLGSPAIDKGSDEASALGVDQSSTQAKHGAPDTGIADLGVHQ, encoded by the coding sequence GTGTTTAATTTGGAGCAAATACAGGCAGGGCAAAGCCCCGATGACAGGCCTTCGTGCCGAAAGCCCCTGCAGCGGATCGCGATCCTGGTGGGGATGGTCCTCGGCCTGCAAATGCCGGCAACGGTGCTGGCTTTGGATTTCCATGTCGATCGCGCAACCGGATCAGACAGCTTCACAGCGCTGCAGGCGCAGAACCCTGAGCAACCGTGGGCCACCATAGGGCATGCCCTGCGCTCGGTGCAAAACAGCGGCGGGCCGCATACCATCCACGTCGCTGCAGGCTTGTATCTCGAATCGCTGGAATCAGCCTATGCCGGCATCACCTTGCAAGGTGCATCCGGGGCCATTCTCGAAGCCCCCGCGGACAGCGCGGGCCTTTATGTGGAACATGAAGATTTCACGCTGGACGGCCTCGAGATTCGTGGTGGTCGCCATGGCTTGCGAGCCGACACCGCCAACGGACTGATCATCCGCAATTGCATCATTCGCGATGCCGCCAAAAACGGAATTCACATCACCAACTCGCAGAATGTGCGCGTCGAAAACACCGAGGCCCACAATAATGGCTCTCGGGGAATCTTGATCGAACGAAGTGCACCCTCCTACGTGCGCAACAATCTCGTCACCGAGAATCAGGAATGGGGCATCGAGGTGGATGGCGGAGACTCGGAGATCTTCCCCCCCGGAACCAACCATCTCGCATCCTTCAACACCGTCATACAAAACGGTGTCCTCGCCACGCATGGTGGGTTGCGATTCGAGAACGCGACCGGCGAGATCCGCAACAATATTCTCGCCAGCAATGCCGGTCGTGCGATCAAAGTCGATACCGCGCCGACCTTCATTCACCACAACCTGATCTGGGCACAATCTCTGACCATCGATTTCGATACCGACCAGGAGCCTCTGATCTGGAATCTGATCGAGGCGGACCCGCTGTTTGCCGGGAACGGAGATTATCGTGTCGCCGCAAACAGCCCGGCCATCGATGCGGGTGACGCGGAGGTTTCGGTGGCCGATATCAACGGTTCGATCCGGACCGACCTCGCGCCTGATACAGGCCTGGCCGACCTCGGCCGGCACGTCGAGGCGTCCGCCTCGACAGGAGTACCGCCCGCCGCAGCCACCCCGGCGCCCACGCCCGCCCCCACGCCCGCCCCCACGCCCGGAGTGGGTCTGGAATATTTCGTCAACTGCAGCGACGGAGATGATGCGCGTAATGCAGCTACTGCTCGGAATCCGGCGACTCCGTGGCGGTCTATTCGCCGCGGCGTGCTCGGAGCCGGCCCACGGAACATCGTCACCGTACAGGAGGGCACCTGCTCGCCAACCGAAGAAATCCAGATTGACCGTGACGATATCACCGTGCAGGCTCACGTCGCGGGTTCGGTGACGGTCATAGGCCCCTCCGGCACCAATGCGTTTCTGATCCAGAACAGCGGCATTACGCTCGATGGCCTGCGCATCCTCAGCGATCACCGGGGCATTCTGGCCGCCCCCACAAAAGACGACGAGACTCTCACCGGGATCACTCTGCGGAATCTTCAAATCGAAGGACGTCCGGACGCCGGCCTCCAATTCGATGCCATCACCGTTCGTCATGGGCAGGGGATCATTCTCGAAAACAACCAGATCGTGGGTGCCGGGGGGCGCGGAATCCAGCTCAGGCTGACCAGCCACGCTACCGTTCGCAACAATCTGATTACCGGCGGCAGCCTTGACGATCAGGCCTCATGGGCAATCGACTTTGAGAACGACCCCAACTCGACCGCGTTTCCGCCGCCACTGTCCAGCGGGAATCTGATCGTTTTCAATACAGTCGTCGGCAACCGCCAAGGGATTCGCCTGAACAACGCCGAGGGCGAGATTCGCGACAATATCATTGCCGACCAAAGCCTCAGTGGTCTCCGCGTCTCGGACCCGGGCGCCGGCAGCCTCGTCCACCACAACAACTCCTGGAACAACGGCACCACCGGACAGAACAATTATATTATGCCCAGCGGTTTCGACCTATGGGTCAGCAATCGCAGCCTGAACCCTGGTTTTGTCGACAGTCTCGCGGGTGATTTCCGACTCCAACAGATCGCAGCGGGCGATTCTCAGGACAGCCTATTGCTCGACCGGGGCAGCGCCCCGATCGGGACCGCCGACATCAGCGGCTCCACGCGACGGGACGGCCTTCCGGATCAGGAGATGGCCGACCCGGGTTTTCACCAGAATAGTGGCATATTCGGCGACGATATCAGTGCCATTCCCCTGCCGATCGACCAGCATTATTTTGTAGACTGCCGCTTTGGAGACGATCAGCGCAGTCGGTGGGAAGCCGGGCGTGCCTGGGATGGTTGGGCGACAATCGGCAAGGCGCTGGGACAGGCCGTCCCCGGAGATACGATTTCGCTTGTCGGTGGTTCTTGCGAGGAAGCTGTCGAGATAGAGACCGCGGGCGTCACTCTGCAAAGCGCGACCCCGGGCGCTGGTGTCATTGACGCCCCGCCGGGAGCGATCGGCATTCGAGTCGAAGCTGACGATGTTCATGTTGTTGGACTCACGGTGCGCGCTTCGTTGGAAGGAGTTCGCGTTGCGCCCGAAGACAGCGACCGCTCGATCTATCGCGTCCACCTGCAATCGCTGCTCGTCGAGGCTCCCATCGGAAGCGAGAAAATTTCGGGCAAGGCCATCGTGCTCCGGGACACCTATGATTCAATCGTTGAAGGGTCCATCGTTCGGCAAGCAAAACTCGACGGCATCGCGGTGCAGACCAGCGAAATCAATGGCACAGTGGGCGGCGGCAGAAACTGGGTTCATAACAACCTCGTCACCGATTGTGGGGAATGGGGCATACGCGTTCGCAGCGAGATCGCTGCCTTCACCAACGTCGCAAATCTGGTTTCGTCCAATACCGTGCATGGCAACGGCACAACGACGGCGCATGGCGGCATTGCTTTCCAGAACGCTACCGGCGAGATACGCAATAATATCGTCACATCGAATTCAGGACGAGGCATCAAGACAAACACACTACCGCTTCTTCTCCACCATAATTTGGTGTTCGCGAACCCCAGAGGGTACGATACGTCCTCGGATGCGGAGCCCGTGGGGTGGGCCAACCTCTCCCAAGACCCACTCTTCCGGGATAGCGACGCTGGAGATTTCCGCCTGCAACAATTGGCCGCCGGCGATACCGCGCAAAGCCCCGCCATCGATGCCGGCTCCGGCACCACCAGCGAGGCCTATATCTCGGGCACCACGCGCGTCGATGGCGTAATCGATCAGGCCATCGCGGACCTTGGCTACCACGCGAACGCCACGGGCAGTACGACGATCGCCGTTCCAGGCGATGCTCCGTCGAATCTCGTGCGTGGCTTTTTCGTCAATGCCGCAACCGGCGACGACGAGCGACATGTCCTCGAGGCGATGGACCCGGCAAGTCCCTGGAAAACGATCGGGCAAGCGCTGCGCTCCAATAGTGCTCGCAGCGGCGATACTGTCCGGGTAAGCGCCGGGACCTACAACGAAGCCGTGGAGACATCGAACGAAGGTGTGACCCTCCTCGCCGACCCTCAGGTGACCATCATGGCGGGGGGCGAAAATGGATTCCTGGTCGAGCATGATGATATCACGATCGAGGGCTTCCGGATCGAGAACGCGCGGTACGGGATTCGCGCCGACCGGGCGGAGCGTCTTCAGATTCGATCGAATGAAATCGTCGAACCTACGAATACGGGCATCAAGATCACCCGCAGCAGCGAAGGAATCGTGGACAGCAACAAGGTTCATGGTGCTGCCTCCCGCGGCATCTACGGCACCGACAGCCCGAGTCTCTATATACGCAATAACCTCGTCACGGCATCAGGCGACTGGGCCATTCAGGTGGATACCGCTCAGGGGGCCGCAGTCGTGCATGGCACGCTGGTAGCCTTCAATACGGTGGCTCAATTCGTCAAGGGCGGGATTCGACTGGCCAACGCCACCGGCCGCGTCCGCGATAATATTGTCGTGGGTGCCGGGGGCGCGGGCATCAAGACCGACACCGCGCCTGTCGATGTCCACCATAATAATATATTCGGTCCAAACTCGCTCTTCGACGAAGCATCCGGACAGGAAGCGCGACGCTGGTCGAACCTCTCCCGAGAACCCGATTTCGTCGACAGCCTCGCTCGCGATTATCGACTTCTCTCCATCGCGGCCGGCGACGCCCGAAACAGCGCGCTCCTCGACAGCGGATCGGCGCGCGCCGACAGCGTCGAGGCCGATATCTCGGGAAGCGTCACCCGCGATGGCAACCTCGATTTGGGGCGGGCGGATCTGGGCTACCACCGAGATGCCACCAGCACACAAGCACAGCCAGCCACGACTGTTGCCTTCAGTGCAATCACGGGGACGGGTGCCGTATTCAAGGTGGCGCCTGACGGCGACAATTCCAACCCGAGCGGCGACGCGATCCATTCCGAAACAGCCTGGCGAACAATCCGTTACGCAGTTCGCCAACTTGCCCCCGGCGACAGCCTCGAAATTGCCCCGGGCGATTATAGCGAGAACATCAGCATCCAGAGCGCCGGCATCCGTCTTTTTGGCAGCACGACCCCGGGGGCCACGCGACTGCTTCCCCCAAGCGGCGAACTGGGCATCAGCATCGAAGGCCATGATCACGTCGCGATCGAGAACCTCACCATCGAGGGAGGCGCGCAGTCGCTCAAGGCCGTAAACACCACCGGATTGAGGATTCGCCAGGTAGCTTCCGTCAATGCCGAGACGACCGGCATCAAGGTCGAGGACAGCAGTGACGTCTGGGTCGACTCCTCCGTCGTCACCAATGCAGGCCAGACAGGCCTGCTCCTGCTGCGCAGCGACAAACTATTTGTTCGAAACAATCGGATCTATACCAATGGCGGCTGGGCCATCTCGGTCGACAACGAAACAGGATCCGAGTCCAAGCCGACGCTTCCCAATTCGACCGACAACCTTCTCGCTTTCAATACGGTACATGCCAACAACGATGGAATTCGCATTGTAGGTGCGAGCGCTGAAGTCCGCGATAATATCATTTCGAATCAACAGGATCTGGGGCTCTACCTCAAAGGCGAGGAGATCTTCGCGCATCATAATGCCTTCGCTTTCAACCAACGCGACCGCGATCGCGAAAACGATTCCGAGAATATCTTTTTCTGGGATTATATCGGGCACAGCCCCAAATACGTCGATCCAGCCGGCCCGGATGCACATCTCGGCGGTTCCGGATGGTTGGACGACAGCTTTTTCCTCTCAAATATCGGCGCCGGCCAAAGCAGAAACAGTCTTGTCATCGACCGCGGATCGGCGGAAACGATCACGGCCGGCATCGATGGATCAACAAGCATTGATCGCGCACCCGATGTTGGCGTCGCTGATCCGGGATTCCATGCAGATGCCAGCCTGGCGATCGCGGTTCCGAGCAGCGCCGCCTTCGATCCCGCCAGCTTGCGCGGAACCTTTTTTGTAAGCTCTCAATTCGGATCGGACGGGACCGAAGACGAACCGCGCACCTCGGCCACCGCACGCAACCCCATGACCCCATGGGCCACCCTGCTCTACGCGGTCAGCCGGGCCGAAGAAGGCGATACGATTATTCTCCTGCCGGGCGTCTATCGGGAGTCCGTCCAGATCAAGCGAAATGGAATTACGATCAAGGCCGAAACACCCGATAGCATTGTCCTGGAACCGCTACCGCAGAAAGATACCGAAACAGGAGCACTGGAACCGACCACGGGCTTCACGATTGAGGCCGAAGATATCACTCTCGACGGACTGCGGATCCGCGGCGCCTCGACCGGGATCTCCGCTCTGACCGGATCCACCGGATTACGGATCCGAAATTGCATCGTTCTCGAGTCAAATGGCGACGGCATTCGTATTTTCGAGTCCGAGGGTATCCGCATCGAAAATACAATCGCCGCCAGCAACCTTTATGCCGGCATCAAACTTCGTCGTTCGGCCGGGATCGAACTGGAAAACAATCTCGTATACGGAAACGGCGAGTGGGGGATCTCTCTGGACAATAGCAGTGCCAGCGATGACGATGTGCCGCCGATCTCCGAGAATAACCTCGTGGCTGCCAACACCATCACAAACAACGCGGTTGGTAATCTTCGCCTGGAAAACTCTGCCGGGACCATCCGGGACAACCTCATCACGGACGCGATCGGTATCGGTCTCAAGATTGAAAACTCGGACGTCGTCCTTCAGCATAATGGGTTCTGGAACCCGTCCGATCCGGCTCTGGCCATCTCGCCTGACGAGGCTCTTTTCTGCCAAAGCTGTACGGGAAATATCTGGGTCAACCCGCACTTCCTGAGCCCCGCTGGCGTCGATGGTACTCTGGGCGGCGCAGCCTGGCGCGATGACGATTTCCGGCTGAGTCAGATCGGATCCGGGCAGACCATCCAAAGTCTGGCCGTGGATGCCGGCTCTGATCAGGCGCTCCTTCTCGGGCTTACCGGAACCACCGCGGCTTCGGGCACACCAGACCTCGGCATGGCGGACCTCGGTTATCATTATGCAAACGGCGCGCGTTCTCTCGCGGCCATTCAATGGCGAGACGCCAGCACATCGGCGCTGCTCCATGTCGATGCCACTATCGGCAATGACGAATATACCCGCATCGAGGCGGCGAATGCCTCAACGCCGTGGGCTACGATACGGCACGCGCTGCGCCAATTGGTGCCCGGAGATACTCTGATCATCGGTGCCGGCGTTTGGAATGAGGCCATGGATATCCGGGTATCGGACGTCACCGTTCTCGGCAGTGACTCTCTGGGCTCGACGACACTCAAGCCCGATTCCAGACGCGATGCGATCCGGGTCCGAGCAGCCCGGGTAGAGATCCGGAACCTGGCGATCGATGGCGGGCGGCGCGGCATCAGCCTCTATCGGCAAGCCGAAAATATTCATTTGCAGGATCTCAGCATCACCAACGTCCGCAGTGACGGAATCACTCTGCGCGGAAACCCCGGCGTAACGATCGACTCGGTGACATTAAGCGGTTGTCGTCGCACCGGAATTTATGGAGTTCGAGCCACCGAGGTTCTGATTCGAAATGTGCAGGTGACGGCCTGCTTGCGTGGCGGCATCGGAATGTCCAGAAGCTCGGGTCTGATCGAATTCGTAACGATTCAGGGCGCTGGCCGAACCGGCATCTCCTTGCGGCGGAGCCCGGATCTGGAATTTCGCGATTCGATCGTGACCGGGCACGCGGGCTGGGGCGTCCATATGAGGGCACGCGCGGGCGAAGCGTCCTCATTGCACCACCTTCTTCTAGGCAATAATCGGATGGATATTTACCCCCAAAGTGCCGCATCTTCCCCGGATATACTGACGAATTCGGACCCACTCTATCGCGACCCGGAGGGCCCCGACGGCATCGCGGGCGGGATCGGTTGGGCCGATGATGATCTTTCGCTATCGCTTGGAAGCCCAGCGATCGATAAAGGATCAGATGAGGCTTCCGCACTTGGTGTCGACCAGAGCTCGACGCAGGCAAAGCATGGAGCCCCCGATACGGGCATCGCAGATCTCGGAGTACACCAATGA
- the thiD gene encoding bifunctional hydroxymethylpyrimidine kinase/phosphomethylpyrimidine kinase, translated as MRALTIAGADPSGGGGLQRDLTSFAALGVEGLGVLASLTAQNTTGVSETLTVPGAFVARQIDTLLADLPPAATKTGLLLSVDVVEVIARTASRLGPLVVDPVLITTAGQALVDADVQEAIRRQLLPVTTLVTPNLAEAAALVGFSVVDRPSMHAAAQALLGYGAASVLVKGGHLDGAPIDLLVSPTGVEEFVEPRIQVPDVRGTGCALSAAIVAGLVQGRSMSAAVAQARGFVRAGLAAAAPAGQGAWHLGRPG; from the coding sequence GTGAGAGCGCTGACCATCGCGGGGGCGGATCCTAGTGGTGGCGGGGGGCTCCAGCGCGATCTGACGAGCTTTGCCGCGCTGGGGGTTGAGGGGCTCGGGGTTCTTGCGTCTCTGACGGCGCAAAATACGACCGGGGTTTCGGAAACTCTGACCGTACCCGGGGCCTTTGTGGCCCGACAAATCGATACTTTGCTGGCCGATCTCCCGCCCGCGGCCACCAAGACCGGCCTTTTACTTTCTGTGGACGTCGTCGAGGTGATCGCTCGGACAGCAAGTCGACTTGGCCCGTTGGTGGTCGACCCGGTGCTGATCACCACCGCCGGGCAGGCGCTCGTGGACGCCGATGTGCAGGAAGCGATTCGCAGGCAGCTCCTTCCGGTGACCACACTGGTGACACCGAACCTTGCCGAGGCGGCCGCATTGGTCGGCTTTTCTGTGGTGGACCGGCCCTCCATGCACGCGGCCGCCCAGGCGCTTTTGGGCTATGGGGCCGCGTCGGTTCTGGTGAAAGGCGGCCATCTCGACGGAGCTCCGATCGATCTCCTGGTCAGCCCGACAGGAGTCGAGGAGTTCGTTGAACCTCGAATTCAGGTGCCGGATGTTCGTGGGACCGGTTGTGCGCTCTCGGCCGCGATTGTGGCGGGGTTGGTCCAGGGGCGCTCGATGAGCGCGGCTGTGGCTCAGGCGCGAGGTTTTGTGCGCGCCGGGTTGGCCGCGGCGGCACCCGCCGGTCAAGGCGCCTGGCACCTGGGTCGTCCGGGCTGA
- a CDS encoding carbon-nitrogen hydrolase, with protein MSNDSRPVRVALVQMACQEEPSANLQRALRLVEEAAGKGAQIVCLPELFRTRYFCQSEDHANFALAESIPGPTTEVLAATAKRLGVVLVGSVFERRAAGLYHNTACVFDADGRMVGIYRKAHIPDDPLYYEKFYFTPGDTGYRSFATKFGRIGVLVCWDQWFPEAARLATLAGAEILFYPTAIGWHAEEKDSHGATQFSAWQTVQRGHAIANGIFTAAPNRVGVEGTVEFWGGSFVTAPSGEVLAAASSGSEEVLIADCRLGAIEETRQHWPFLRDRRVDTYAGLLRLADDEGDETGE; from the coding sequence GTGTCCAACGATTCGCGCCCCGTCAGAGTCGCTCTCGTCCAGATGGCTTGTCAGGAGGAGCCCTCTGCCAATTTGCAAAGGGCCCTGAGACTGGTCGAAGAAGCCGCTGGCAAGGGGGCGCAGATCGTCTGCCTCCCGGAGCTCTTTCGGACGCGCTATTTTTGTCAGTCCGAAGATCACGCGAACTTCGCGCTTGCGGAATCCATTCCGGGTCCGACCACGGAGGTCTTGGCGGCGACCGCGAAACGACTCGGTGTGGTTCTGGTCGGATCAGTTTTCGAGCGTCGTGCCGCCGGTCTCTATCATAATACGGCCTGTGTCTTTGACGCGGACGGCCGGATGGTCGGGATTTATCGCAAGGCTCATATTCCTGATGATCCGCTGTACTACGAGAAGTTTTATTTCACCCCCGGCGATACCGGATATCGTTCTTTTGCAACGAAATTCGGGCGGATCGGCGTTCTGGTGTGTTGGGATCAGTGGTTCCCCGAAGCCGCCCGGCTGGCCACGCTGGCAGGCGCCGAGATTCTGTTTTATCCCACGGCGATCGGTTGGCATGCGGAGGAGAAAGATTCTCACGGCGCGACGCAATTTTCGGCATGGCAGACGGTCCAGAGGGGCCATGCGATAGCCAACGGGATTTTCACCGCGGCACCCAATCGGGTGGGCGTGGAGGGCACCGTCGAGTTTTGGGGCGGCTCGTTTGTGACGGCACCAAGTGGCGAAGTCCTGGCTGCAGCTTCCTCCGGGAGTGAGGAAGTCCTCATCGCGGATTGCCGCCTTGGCGCAATCGAGGAGACGCGCCAGCATTGGCCATTCCTGCGAGACCGTCGCGTGGATACCTACGCCGGGCTGCTGCGCCTCGCTGATGATGAAGGCGACGAGACCGGGGAATGA